In one Cystobacter fuscus DSM 2262 genomic region, the following are encoded:
- the epsD gene encoding exopolysaccharide biosynthesis glycosyltransferase EpsD, translated as MNAASGAPGAVVPPRPEASRPRLSVVVATYNRADLIQRLLHQLARQTLPPSDFEVVVVDDGSREPVAPVLEKLSLPYTLRVETQANAGAAAARHRGVLAARGDIVLITDDDMQVAEDFLARHLARHPQGSRNVVLGGIRPDPSISDMPLFERWYAWLNNRIAASLSGPKRRAHGWQLFTGNVSFRRADYVAAGGFDKSLGQSEDIELGVRLEKAGCRFEFCAAAHVLHGSDHTSYEKWLKRAHRYGVFDSRVADKHPDVPQVDPWRFLFEMNPLARPLLAAAVVAPEATRPLTEAVMGAARRADEAGYAKLAFMGTSVTYAMEYLRGARAEAGSLGQAARHVARFALSAGGPGQVRRLVQALQEDALEATRSEHHGQASPKAVAAMVLTSDGYRVLALQRLREAARGLGIPMGNHALRVAQTALLGVEIGKDVQLGTGVYFVHSLGTVIGGDAKIGNRVRFYGNNTVGTAKDDGYPTIEDDVWVGAGARILGPITIGARSRIGANAVVLQDVPPDSVAVGIPARVFPRRDVDGE; from the coding sequence ATGAACGCAGCTTCCGGCGCCCCTGGCGCCGTTGTTCCTCCTCGGCCCGAGGCCTCGCGCCCGCGGCTGAGTGTGGTCGTTGCCACCTACAACCGCGCGGATCTCATCCAGCGCCTGCTCCACCAGCTCGCCCGCCAGACGCTGCCCCCCTCGGACTTCGAGGTGGTGGTGGTGGATGACGGCTCGCGCGAGCCGGTGGCGCCCGTGCTGGAGAAGCTCTCGCTGCCCTATACCCTCCGGGTGGAGACGCAGGCCAACGCCGGCGCGGCGGCCGCGCGCCACCGGGGCGTGCTCGCGGCCCGGGGCGACATCGTCCTCATCACCGACGACGACATGCAGGTGGCCGAGGACTTCCTCGCCCGGCACCTGGCGCGCCACCCCCAGGGCTCGCGCAACGTGGTGCTGGGGGGAATCCGCCCGGATCCCTCCATCTCCGACATGCCGCTGTTCGAGCGCTGGTACGCCTGGCTCAACAACCGCATCGCCGCGAGCCTGAGCGGCCCCAAGCGGCGCGCCCACGGCTGGCAGCTCTTCACCGGCAACGTGTCCTTCCGGCGCGCGGACTACGTGGCCGCGGGCGGCTTCGACAAGAGCCTGGGCCAGTCCGAGGACATCGAGCTGGGCGTGCGCCTGGAGAAGGCCGGCTGCCGCTTCGAGTTCTGCGCCGCCGCGCACGTGCTGCACGGCTCGGATCACACCAGCTACGAGAAGTGGCTCAAGCGCGCCCACCGCTATGGCGTCTTCGACTCGCGCGTGGCGGACAAGCACCCGGACGTGCCGCAGGTGGACCCGTGGCGCTTCCTCTTCGAGATGAACCCGCTGGCCCGGCCGCTGCTCGCCGCCGCGGTGGTGGCGCCCGAGGCCACGCGTCCGCTCACGGAGGCGGTGATGGGCGCGGCGCGGCGGGCCGACGAGGCGGGCTACGCGAAGCTGGCCTTCATGGGCACCTCGGTGACGTACGCCATGGAGTACCTGCGCGGGGCGCGCGCCGAGGCGGGCTCGCTGGGCCAGGCGGCGCGGCACGTGGCGCGCTTCGCCCTCAGCGCGGGCGGGCCCGGCCAGGTGCGGCGGCTCGTCCAGGCGCTCCAGGAGGACGCGCTGGAGGCGACGCGCTCGGAGCACCACGGCCAGGCGAGCCCCAAGGCCGTGGCCGCCATGGTGCTCACGTCGGACGGCTACCGGGTGCTCGCGCTGCAGCGGCTGCGCGAGGCGGCGCGGGGCCTGGGCATTCCCATGGGCAACCACGCGCTGCGCGTGGCCCAGACGGCGCTGCTCGGCGTGGAGATTGGCAAGGACGTGCAGCTGGGCACCGGCGTCTACTTCGTCCACAGCCTGGGCACCGTCATCGGCGGCGACGCGAAGATTGGCAACCGCGTGCGCTTCTACGGCAACAACACCGTGGGCACCGCCAAGGATGATGGCTACCCCACCATCGAGGACGACGTGTGGGTGGGCGCCGGCGCGCGCATCCTCGGCCCCATCACCATCGGGGCCCGCTCGCGCATCGGCGCCAACGCGGTGGTGCTCCAGGACGTGCCGCCCGACAGCGTGGCCGTGGGCATCCCCGCCCGCGTCTTCCCGCGCCGGGACGTGGACGGCGAGTGA
- the epsU gene encoding exopolysaccharide biosynthesis GT2 family glycosyltransferase EpsU, with protein sequence MLLDLTLLVLALPVLAASGYLLLLTLLSGQKPAPPRVAPRLKFDIIIPAHNEEAGIARTVTNLSRLDWPEQLRRILVVADNCSDATAERAREAGATVLERHNQQLRGKGYALQLAFDKSLEEGFADAVVVVDADTEVTPNLLHAFALRLEAGAHAVQAHYGVLNPEASWRTQLMAVSMALFHKVRSLGRERLSVSCGLRGNGMCFTHAIIRRVPHEAFSIVEDLEYGIRLGQAGERVHYAWEAEALGEMVSGEKASRSQRRRWEGGRMAMMRQYGLPLLAEGLGKRDRILVDLAMDLLVLPLSWVVLGALTLTGASVALSLVQGHLAWSAGAAAFAVASLVLYVMRGWWVSGMGLRGLLALARAPFYVGWKLWLLTSPAEKKGEWVRTTRETPKT encoded by the coding sequence ATGTTGCTCGATCTGACGCTCCTCGTCCTGGCCCTGCCGGTACTCGCCGCCTCGGGGTACCTGTTGTTGCTCACGCTGCTGTCCGGGCAGAAGCCAGCGCCGCCCCGGGTGGCCCCGCGGCTCAAGTTCGACATCATCATCCCCGCCCACAACGAGGAGGCGGGCATCGCGCGCACGGTGACCAACCTGTCGCGGCTGGACTGGCCGGAGCAGTTGCGGCGCATCCTCGTGGTGGCGGACAACTGCTCGGACGCCACGGCCGAACGCGCGCGGGAGGCCGGCGCCACGGTGCTCGAGCGGCACAACCAGCAGCTGCGCGGCAAGGGCTATGCCCTGCAGCTCGCCTTCGACAAGAGCCTCGAGGAGGGCTTCGCCGACGCGGTGGTAGTGGTGGACGCGGACACGGAGGTGACGCCCAACCTGCTGCACGCCTTCGCGCTGCGGCTGGAGGCGGGAGCGCACGCGGTGCAGGCGCACTACGGTGTGCTCAACCCGGAGGCCTCGTGGCGCACGCAGCTCATGGCGGTGTCCATGGCGCTCTTCCACAAGGTGCGCTCGCTGGGCCGCGAGCGCCTGAGCGTGTCGTGCGGCCTGCGCGGCAACGGCATGTGCTTCACCCACGCCATCATCCGCCGGGTGCCCCACGAGGCCTTCTCCATCGTGGAGGACCTGGAGTACGGCATCCGCCTGGGCCAGGCGGGCGAGCGCGTGCACTACGCGTGGGAGGCCGAGGCGCTCGGGGAGATGGTGTCCGGGGAGAAGGCCTCGCGCTCGCAGCGCCGCCGGTGGGAAGGCGGCCGCATGGCGATGATGCGCCAGTACGGCCTGCCGCTGCTCGCCGAGGGGCTCGGCAAGCGCGACCGCATCCTCGTGGACCTGGCGATGGACTTGCTCGTGCTGCCGCTCTCGTGGGTGGTGCTGGGGGCGCTCACGCTCACGGGGGCCTCGGTGGCGCTGTCGCTCGTGCAGGGGCACCTGGCCTGGTCGGCGGGGGCGGCGGCCTTCGCGGTGGCGAGCCTGGTGCTCTACGTCATGCGCGGCTGGTGGGTGTCCGGCATGGGCCTGCGCGGGCTGCTGGCGCTCGCGCGGGCACCCTTCTACGTGGGCTGGAAGCTGTGGCTGCTGACGAGCCCCGCGGAGAAGAAGGGCGAGTGGGTGCGCACCACGCGCGAGACGCCCAAGACCTGA
- the wzy gene encoding exopolysaccharide repeat unit polymerase: MEAFLSRTPVFLSLLALLVAATLGLVILAPKVAVLPMVLAAALWWVCQQPVRKLTLGLFAMAVTVDLVPEVPYDGEWKSPLYFPGKLLFINLSNVLGVPGLGFPLLDIATLGFLALYAYRRANRINIDEYTTPLPKPLVIGLLVLPATILWMQVLGIYINGGNSRVATWQWHQMAALPLLVLLFNVALRGPEDFRTIGRMLVVGCCTKAFLGAFFVVTIARPRGLYFEYATTHSDSMLYVAGLMTVMMSWFEQPTRKHFWRMVIVSAVIFMGMHYNDRRLGYVSFVFSLIAAFLITPRSPLKLKFLRLGVVLLPFFPFYLAVGWQTPTGIFGPVGIFRSVLEGENLEKGQMDYRDIENLDVIHTWQKNPVLGRGWGQEFEEIIPLPDISHAFADYLYHPHNSVLGMLAFGGVVGLSGLWGWISVAVFLTVRTYYRAREPMHRAGALVAMAVIVAYTNQCFGDMGSISWLGTLLIAMAVTCVGKVATLTGAWPSPRVAKTSEVVPVGGTRTQTGNLV; the protein is encoded by the coding sequence ATGGAGGCCTTCCTCTCGCGCACGCCCGTCTTCCTGTCGCTGCTGGCCCTGCTGGTGGCGGCCACGCTGGGGCTCGTCATCCTCGCGCCCAAGGTGGCGGTGCTGCCCATGGTGCTCGCCGCCGCGCTGTGGTGGGTCTGCCAGCAGCCGGTGCGCAAGCTCACGCTCGGCCTGTTCGCCATGGCCGTCACGGTGGACCTGGTGCCGGAGGTGCCCTACGACGGGGAGTGGAAGTCCCCGCTGTACTTCCCCGGCAAGCTGCTCTTCATCAACCTGAGCAACGTCCTCGGCGTGCCCGGCCTGGGCTTTCCCCTGCTGGACATCGCCACCCTGGGCTTCCTCGCGCTGTACGCCTACCGGCGCGCCAACCGCATCAACATCGACGAGTACACGACGCCGCTGCCCAAGCCGCTCGTCATCGGGTTGCTGGTGCTGCCCGCCACCATCCTCTGGATGCAGGTGCTCGGCATCTACATCAACGGGGGCAACTCGCGCGTGGCCACGTGGCAGTGGCACCAGATGGCGGCGCTGCCGCTGCTGGTGCTGCTCTTCAACGTCGCGCTGCGCGGGCCCGAGGACTTCCGCACCATCGGGCGGATGCTCGTGGTGGGCTGCTGCACCAAGGCCTTCCTGGGCGCCTTCTTCGTCGTGACCATCGCCCGGCCGCGGGGCCTGTACTTCGAGTACGCCACCACGCACTCGGACTCGATGCTGTACGTCGCGGGCCTCATGACGGTGATGATGTCGTGGTTCGAGCAGCCCACGCGCAAGCACTTCTGGCGGATGGTCATCGTGAGCGCCGTCATCTTCATGGGCATGCACTACAACGACCGGCGCCTGGGCTACGTGAGCTTCGTCTTCTCGCTCATCGCCGCCTTCCTCATCACGCCCCGCAGCCCCCTCAAGCTCAAGTTCCTCCGGCTGGGAGTGGTGCTCCTGCCCTTCTTCCCCTTCTACCTGGCGGTGGGCTGGCAGACGCCCACGGGCATCTTCGGGCCGGTGGGCATCTTCCGCTCGGTGCTCGAGGGAGAGAACCTGGAGAAGGGGCAGATGGACTACCGCGACATCGAGAACCTCGACGTCATCCACACCTGGCAGAAGAACCCCGTGCTCGGCCGCGGGTGGGGCCAGGAGTTCGAGGAAATCATCCCCCTGCCCGACATCTCCCACGCCTTCGCCGACTACCTCTACCACCCGCACAACTCGGTGCTGGGCATGCTCGCCTTCGGCGGGGTGGTGGGCCTCAGCGGCCTGTGGGGTTGGATTTCCGTGGCCGTTTTCTTGACGGTGCGCACCTACTACCGCGCCCGGGAACCGATGCACCGCGCCGGCGCTTTGGTGGCCATGGCCGTCATCGTGGCCTATACCAACCAGTGCTTCGGCGACATGGGCAGCATCAGCTGGCTCGGCACCCTCCTCATCGCCATGGCGGTCACCTGCGTGGGCAAGGTGGCCACCCTGACGGGGGCCTGGCCGAGCCCAAGGGTCGCGAAAACATCTGAAGTCGTTCCAGTTGGGGGAACTCGCACCCAAACGGGAAATCTTGTATGA
- a CDS encoding glycoside hydrolase family 44 protein: MRPVFSSWRGRWSRVALLSGVCLGAPLLASCKRGSSSQEASAGASVYDIPAITEALWSRGYLMEGWVDEGWSERELKPPGPARLRMDKMGGWMLRKKGLQGEFGGLALRYRAPADFGDFLEVRLETEGETIFPRVKVNASHVARRDGDQVQLFIPLEQLNPKQAEFSSVVLRAYKNVGTDWVEIEELGLTAPGGMTPALDTASPSQESQASAAPSGAVVEPMDLAYDNGLLPGWEDRGWAEHELESASPAKLRLHKFGGWSLSKRELGTDYGGLTLRYRAPKSFGDFLEVRLDSDGETLFHRVRVSDAHVVARDGDWTQVFIPMSELNPRKEAFTQLVLRAYKPVGEDWVEISQLGLARLADRATPPPPPRPPPAVAQTASPPRPTPSYPAPSPVPTPAPAATGGGARPGFGNAKGPRVVVDCTAPGHSISPLIYGIAFSNLRELKESHQWELGATARRWGGNASSRYNWKIGNVWNTANDWYFRNVVLGTRPDYTADSFLQANLQHGLQSALTVPLIGWVAKDATSTSFPRSLFGPQQKMDPDVPEAGNGLTSSGEALPPPEPTQTSVEAPPSFIHEWVRSLREKDKKRGRSVQMYILDNEPMLWNTTHRDVHPEPVTYDELLERTIAYGSAVRKADPDAVIAGPAEWGWTNYFHSAADLAPGGNKKDIKAHGNLALLPWYLKKLREHEQQTGTRILDVVDVHFYPQGKGMGMEERGATDADTSARRIRSVRALWDPSYEDESWIEDTVELIPRLKRWIAEYYPKRGISIGEYNFGATTHMSGGLAQAEALGRFAEQGITSAFMFTYPPRNSPAFWAFRAFRNFDGQGGRFLDHYVPSRFDKPADARTTSLFASRDDSGEHMVSVALNLDADTARTTQVEFKGCGNVESVRVFGYRGGPAGFSENRTFLTSGNSVQLVLPPWSMSVLDLKLAR; encoded by the coding sequence ATGCGGCCCGTCTTCTCGTCATGGCGCGGCCGCTGGTCCCGCGTCGCCCTCCTGTCCGGCGTCTGTCTGGGCGCGCCCCTGCTCGCCTCGTGCAAGCGCGGCTCCTCCTCCCAGGAAGCCAGTGCCGGCGCGAGCGTCTATGACATCCCCGCCATCACCGAGGCCCTCTGGAGCCGGGGGTACTTGATGGAGGGATGGGTCGACGAGGGCTGGTCCGAGCGCGAGCTCAAGCCCCCCGGCCCGGCCCGGCTGCGCATGGACAAGATGGGCGGCTGGATGCTGCGCAAGAAGGGCCTCCAGGGGGAGTTCGGAGGACTCGCGCTGCGCTACCGCGCCCCCGCGGACTTCGGCGACTTCCTCGAGGTGCGGCTGGAGACGGAGGGCGAGACGATCTTCCCCCGCGTGAAGGTGAACGCGAGCCACGTGGCGCGCCGCGACGGGGACCAGGTCCAGCTCTTCATCCCGCTCGAGCAGCTCAATCCCAAACAGGCCGAGTTCAGCAGCGTCGTGCTGCGCGCCTACAAGAACGTGGGCACGGACTGGGTGGAGATCGAAGAGCTGGGCCTCACCGCGCCCGGCGGCATGACGCCCGCCTTGGACACCGCCAGCCCCTCACAGGAGTCGCAGGCCAGCGCGGCCCCCTCCGGCGCCGTCGTCGAGCCCATGGACCTGGCCTACGACAACGGCCTGCTCCCGGGCTGGGAAGACCGGGGGTGGGCCGAGCACGAGTTGGAGAGCGCATCGCCCGCGAAGCTGCGCCTGCACAAGTTCGGTGGGTGGAGCCTGTCCAAGAGGGAGCTCGGGACCGACTACGGCGGCCTCACGCTGCGCTACCGCGCGCCCAAGAGCTTCGGGGACTTCCTCGAGGTGCGGCTGGACTCCGATGGCGAGACGCTCTTCCATCGCGTGCGCGTGTCCGACGCACACGTCGTCGCCCGCGATGGGGATTGGACGCAGGTGTTCATCCCCATGAGCGAGCTCAACCCGCGCAAGGAAGCCTTCACGCAGCTCGTGCTGCGCGCCTACAAGCCGGTGGGCGAGGACTGGGTGGAGATCAGCCAGCTGGGCCTCGCGCGGCTCGCCGACCGCGCCACCCCGCCGCCGCCGCCCCGGCCCCCTCCCGCCGTCGCCCAGACGGCAAGCCCTCCCCGCCCGACTCCTTCCTATCCCGCTCCCTCGCCCGTTCCCACGCCCGCTCCCGCCGCCACGGGGGGAGGCGCCCGCCCGGGCTTCGGCAACGCCAAGGGCCCGCGCGTGGTGGTGGACTGCACCGCGCCCGGCCACTCCATCAGCCCGCTCATCTACGGCATCGCCTTCAGCAACCTGCGCGAGCTCAAGGAGTCCCACCAGTGGGAGCTGGGCGCCACCGCGCGCCGCTGGGGAGGCAACGCCAGCTCCCGCTACAACTGGAAGATTGGCAACGTCTGGAACACGGCCAACGACTGGTACTTCCGCAACGTCGTCCTCGGCACCCGCCCCGACTACACCGCCGACAGCTTCCTCCAGGCCAACCTCCAGCACGGGCTCCAGTCCGCCCTCACCGTGCCCCTCATCGGCTGGGTGGCCAAGGACGCCACCTCCACGAGCTTTCCCCGCTCGCTCTTCGGCCCCCAGCAGAAGATGGATCCGGACGTGCCCGAGGCCGGCAATGGGCTCACGTCCTCGGGCGAGGCCCTGCCCCCGCCCGAGCCCACCCAGACGAGCGTCGAGGCCCCTCCCTCCTTCATCCACGAGTGGGTGCGCTCGCTGCGCGAGAAGGACAAGAAGCGCGGGCGCAGCGTCCAGATGTACATCCTCGACAACGAGCCGATGCTCTGGAACACCACGCACCGCGACGTGCACCCGGAGCCCGTCACCTATGACGAGCTGCTCGAGCGCACCATCGCCTACGGCTCCGCCGTGCGCAAAGCCGACCCCGACGCCGTCATCGCCGGCCCGGCCGAGTGGGGCTGGACGAACTACTTCCACTCGGCGGCGGACCTGGCTCCGGGCGGCAACAAGAAGGACATCAAGGCGCACGGCAACCTCGCGCTCTTGCCCTGGTACCTCAAGAAGCTGCGCGAGCACGAGCAGCAGACGGGCACCCGCATCCTCGACGTGGTGGACGTCCACTTCTACCCCCAGGGCAAGGGCATGGGCATGGAGGAGCGGGGCGCCACCGATGCCGACACCTCCGCGCGGCGCATCCGCTCGGTGCGCGCGCTGTGGGACCCCTCGTACGAAGACGAGTCGTGGATCGAGGACACCGTGGAGCTCATCCCCCGCCTCAAGCGGTGGATCGCCGAGTACTACCCCAAGCGGGGCATCTCCATCGGCGAGTACAACTTCGGCGCCACCACGCACATGAGCGGCGGGCTCGCGCAGGCCGAGGCGCTCGGACGCTTCGCCGAGCAGGGCATCACCTCGGCCTTCATGTTCACCTACCCGCCCCGCAACAGCCCCGCCTTCTGGGCGTTCCGCGCGTTCCGCAACTTCGATGGCCAGGGCGGCCGCTTCCTCGACCACTACGTGCCCTCGCGCTTCGACAAGCCCGCGGACGCCCGGACGACGTCGCTGTTCGCCTCGCGCGATGACAGCGGCGAGCACATGGTCTCCGTCGCGCTCAACCTGGACGCGGACACGGCGCGCACCACCCAGGTGGAGTTCAAGGGGTGCGGCAACGTCGAGAGCGTGCGGGTGTTCGGCTACCGGGGCGGGCCGGCGGGCTTCTCCGAGAACCGGACCTTCCTGACGTCGGGCAACAGCGTGCAGCTGGTGTTGCCGCCCTGGTCCATGTCCGTGCTGGACCTGAAGCTCGCGCGGTAG
- a CDS encoding fatty acid desaturase family protein has product MTLFRYREDRIPVLLFLCVFALDLTVYFLASNWWLPILWFGALIIPKGWICSWNHNHQHLPMFRHTLPNRLLEVVFGFQTGITSHAWFLHHVVGHHKNYLDQDKDESRWKRDDGSTMGEVEYSLKTALTAYPRALRVGLEQPQHRKALRTFVGMAALQVVLLGVLFWHNWYNALFVFLVPMAVSLYVTVWATYFHHVGLETDDHNQASYNILHRGYNLMTGNLGYHTAHHSRHGLHWSKLPELHAQLARDIPPNLYRQPGIPFVWRGSEAKLELSSEQVEALAASAVSPKRAAA; this is encoded by the coding sequence ATGACCCTGTTCCGGTATCGCGAAGACCGAATCCCCGTCCTGCTGTTCCTGTGCGTGTTCGCGCTGGATCTGACGGTGTACTTCCTGGCGAGCAACTGGTGGTTGCCCATCCTGTGGTTCGGCGCGCTCATCATCCCGAAGGGGTGGATCTGCTCGTGGAACCACAATCACCAGCACCTGCCCATGTTCCGTCACACGCTGCCCAACCGCCTGCTGGAGGTGGTGTTCGGCTTCCAGACGGGAATCACCTCGCACGCCTGGTTCCTGCACCACGTGGTGGGCCACCACAAGAACTACCTGGACCAGGACAAGGACGAGTCGCGCTGGAAGCGCGATGACGGGTCGACGATGGGCGAGGTGGAATACTCGCTCAAGACGGCGCTCACGGCCTATCCGCGGGCCTTGCGCGTGGGCCTGGAGCAGCCCCAGCACCGCAAGGCGCTGCGCACCTTCGTGGGCATGGCCGCGCTGCAGGTGGTGCTGCTGGGCGTGCTCTTCTGGCACAACTGGTACAACGCGCTCTTCGTCTTCCTGGTGCCCATGGCGGTGTCGCTCTACGTGACGGTGTGGGCCACCTACTTCCACCACGTGGGCCTGGAGACGGACGACCACAACCAAGCCTCGTACAACATCCTCCATCGGGGCTACAACCTGATGACGGGCAACCTGGGCTACCACACCGCGCATCACTCGCGGCACGGCCTGCACTGGTCGAAGCTGCCCGAGTTGCACGCGCAGCTCGCGCGCGACATCCCCCCCAATCTCTACCGCCAGCCGGGCATCCCCTTCGTGTGGCGGGGCTCCGAGGCCAAGCTGGAGCTGAGCAGCGAGCAGGTGGAAGCGCTCGCGGCCTCCGCCGTGTCGCCCAAGCGGGCCGCGGCCTGA
- a CDS encoding response regulator encodes MEQQQGAVLVVEDSPMFRRMVSDLLQSMGFARVQEAGSGQAALEFLAEHRPMLVCLDLTLPDISGYEVCEFIRSTPVLQDIPVLMISARTQTMDRAQAEEAGVSGYLIKPFTPEEFRHQLERVLAARPRKEA; translated from the coding sequence ATGGAGCAGCAGCAAGGAGCAGTTCTCGTCGTCGAGGACTCACCCATGTTCCGCCGGATGGTGAGCGATCTGCTCCAGTCGATGGGCTTCGCGCGGGTGCAGGAAGCCGGCAGCGGACAGGCCGCCCTGGAGTTCCTCGCCGAGCACCGCCCGATGCTGGTGTGCCTGGATCTGACGCTGCCGGATATCTCGGGTTACGAGGTGTGCGAGTTCATCCGCTCCACGCCGGTGCTCCAGGACATCCCGGTGTTGATGATCTCCGCGCGCACGCAGACGATGGACCGGGCCCAGGCGGAGGAGGCGGGGGTGAGCGGCTACCTCATCAAGCCCTTCACGCCCGAGGAGTTCCGTCACCAGTTGGAGCGGGTGCTGGCGGCCCGTCCTCGTAAGGAGGCATGA
- a CDS encoding carboxylate--amine ligase, giving the protein MTTPARPPILLTMADYYGTLAAVRSLGRLGIPITMAESKLLAPARWSRYVTRRVSCPSVGDSDAFMEWLVRFGEREPGHVLYPTSDDMAWLFALHREELARHFQMYQPDVSAIYGLLNKQRLHDLCEGVGLDVPDTWFPEDEAAVERVAAQARFPVLLKPQTQILFESHVKGAQVERASELLPRYREFLERNQYGRKLLAYDPRANRPMVQAFYTEAAQNIFSLSGFVDRTGELFVARGALKVLQRPRKLGIGLCFEEVPVDEALAEKVRQLCKKLGYHGTFEVEFIRVGGRQLLIDFNPRFFSQMGFDVARGMPLPLFVYEAAGGNEERLAQVAREALAWKGTGQYIYCHRGIFELLLRAQGLSGRLSSQEVRQWREWYARHSERAVDAVIDIGDWVPWVVDVAMHLRFYARHPKSFIRTMVLDK; this is encoded by the coding sequence ATGACGACACCCGCTCGGCCACCCATCCTGCTGACGATGGCCGACTACTACGGCACGCTGGCGGCGGTGCGCAGCCTGGGCCGGCTCGGCATCCCCATCACCATGGCCGAGTCCAAGCTGCTCGCGCCCGCGCGCTGGAGCCGCTACGTGACGCGGCGGGTGAGCTGCCCGAGCGTGGGGGACTCGGACGCCTTCATGGAGTGGCTGGTGCGCTTTGGCGAGCGCGAGCCCGGCCACGTGCTCTACCCCACGAGCGACGACATGGCGTGGCTGTTCGCCCTGCACCGCGAGGAGCTCGCGCGCCATTTCCAGATGTACCAGCCGGACGTGAGCGCCATCTACGGGCTGCTCAACAAGCAGCGGCTGCACGACCTGTGCGAGGGCGTGGGGCTGGACGTGCCGGACACCTGGTTCCCCGAGGACGAGGCCGCGGTGGAGCGCGTGGCGGCCCAGGCGCGCTTCCCGGTGCTGCTCAAGCCGCAGACTCAAATTCTCTTCGAGAGCCACGTGAAGGGCGCGCAGGTGGAGCGCGCGAGCGAGTTGTTGCCGCGCTACCGCGAGTTCCTCGAGCGCAACCAGTACGGGCGCAAGCTGCTCGCGTATGATCCGCGGGCCAACCGGCCCATGGTGCAGGCCTTCTACACGGAGGCGGCGCAGAACATCTTCAGCCTGAGCGGCTTCGTGGACCGCACGGGCGAGCTGTTCGTGGCGCGCGGGGCGCTCAAGGTGTTGCAGCGGCCGCGCAAGCTGGGCATCGGCTTGTGCTTCGAGGAGGTGCCGGTGGACGAGGCGCTGGCGGAGAAGGTGCGCCAGCTGTGCAAGAAGCTCGGCTACCACGGCACGTTCGAGGTGGAGTTCATCCGCGTGGGCGGGCGGCAGCTGCTCATCGACTTCAACCCGCGCTTCTTCAGCCAGATGGGCTTCGACGTCGCGCGGGGCATGCCGCTGCCGTTGTTCGTCTACGAGGCGGCGGGTGGCAACGAGGAGCGGCTGGCCCAGGTGGCGCGCGAGGCGCTCGCGTGGAAGGGCACGGGCCAGTACATCTACTGCCACCGGGGCATCTTCGAGCTGCTCTTGCGCGCGCAGGGGTTGTCGGGCCGGCTGTCCTCGCAGGAGGTGCGGCAGTGGCGCGAGTGGTACGCGCGTCACAGCGAGCGCGCGGTGGACGCCGTCATCGACATCGGGGACTGGGTGCCGTGGGTGGTGGACGTGGCCATGCACCTGCGCTTCTACGCGCGCCACCCCAAGAGCTTCATCCGCACCATGGTGTTGGACAAGTAG